One genomic segment of Styela clava chromosome 3, kaStyClav1.hap1.2, whole genome shotgun sequence includes these proteins:
- the LOC120342951 gene encoding solute carrier family 2, facilitated glucose transporter member 1-like — protein MSSTDPLREMPNAGKSITKLLCLETAAIVVGSSFQFGYNTGVINAPQAYIKEFLNETYYQRYQTQITSSTLTLLWSFAVAIIAIGGMLGSLIAAPMSQKFGRKKSLLLNNILAFIGAGLMGFSKLASSYGMLIAGRFVIGLNNGINMGIAPMYLTEISPVKYRGILGTLNQLGVVSAILLSQVLGLNWVLGTDELWPLLLGLTAVFAVFQTCTLPFCPESPRYLLVYKDDEEESRKALVKLRGKDYDITEEIDSMKEEYEEEQKERSVGIIEIFTTSYLRKPMIIAIVMQLSQQLSGINAVFYYSTPLFIAAGIPEEYSALPTVGVGVVNVVMTLVSLSLIERAGRRLLHLTGLAGMFVCAVVLTITLTLQVDADWLSWFSLVPVLLFVASFQIGPGSIPWFITAELFTQGPRPTAISIAGLVNWLGNFTIALAYPPLNELIGGFTFAIFAGLLALFWIFTYLRVPETKGRTINEITAQFRSAVDEYDDNKKFYNSSTKL, from the exons ATGTCGAGCACAGATCCTTTACGTGAAATGCCGAATGCAGGTAAATCGATTACTAAATTGCTGTGTCTTGAAACAGCAGCTATTGTGGTTGGATCAAGCTTTCAATTCGGCTACAACACTGGTGTTATCAATGCTCCACAGGCTTACATAAAGGAGTTTCTTAATGAAACATATTATCAGAG gTATCAGACACAGATCACGAGCAGCACTTTGACATTGTTATGGAGTTTTGCTGTGGCAATTATCGCGATTGGTGGGATGCTGGGGTCGCTAATTGCGGCACCGATGTCTCAGAAGTTCGGTCGTAAGAAATCTCTGTTGCTGAACAACATACTTGCCTTCATAGGAGCTGGTCTGATGGGATTTTCCAAACTTGCTTCGTCATACGGCATGCTTATTGCTG GTCGTTTCGTCATTGGACTGAATAATGGCATCAACATGGGTATAGCACCCATGTACTTGACCGAAATATCCCCCGTGAAATATCGAGGAATACTTGGGACTCTTAATCAGCTGGGAGTTGTTTCTGCCATTTTGCTTTCGCAG GTTCTTGGTTTGAATTGGGTTTTGGGAACCGATGAGCTTTGGCCACTTCTTCTCGGTCTCACTGCCGTCTTTGCAGTTTTTCAAACCTGCACTCTCCCGTTCTGCCCAGAAAGTCCGAG ATACCTTCTGGTGTACAAAGACGACGAAGAAGAGTCTCGCAAAGCTTTGGTTAAGTTGAGAGGAAAGGATTACGATATCACGGAGGAGATCGATAGCATGAAAGAAGAGTACGAAGAAGAGCAGAAAGAAAGATCTGTCG GAATCATCGAAATATTCACAACCTCCTACCTACGTAAACCAATGATAATAGCGATTGTAATGCAACTTTCTCAACAATTGTCTGGAATCAATGCAGTATTCTATTATTCCACTCCATTGTTCATAGCAGCTGGAATTCCCGAAGAGTACAG tgcTTTGCCAACGGTTGGAGTTGGTGTTGTGAATGTGGTCATGACTTTGGTTTCTCTATCATTGATTGAAAGAGCGGGACGTCGACTTTTACACTTAACTGGATTGGCTGGAATGTTTGTGTGTGCTGTTGTTCTCACG ATAACTCTGACTCTTCAAGTAGACGCTGATTGGCTGTCATGGTTCTCACTGGTTCCTGTCCTGCTGTTTGTTGCTTCGTTCCAAATCGGACCGGGTTCCATTCCTTGGTTCATCACTGCTGAACTATTCACTCAAGGACCACGCCCAACGGCCATTAGCATCGCTGGTCTGGTGAACTGGTTGGGAAACTTTACCATTGCTTTGGC ATATCCGCCACTGAACGAGCTCATCGGCGGATTCACCTTTGCAATATTTGCCGGCTTGCTGGCACTCTTCTGGATATTTACCTATTTGAGGGTTCCAGAAACAAAAGGTCGTACCATCAACGAAATTACGGCTCAGTTCCGTTCCGCCGTAGATGAATACGACGACaacaaaaaattttacaattcgAGCACCAAATTATAA